The DNA window TGGAAATGAAGGACGACGAAGTTCGGTGATGAATTGCGAAAGTTGAGAATGTGTTCTCGATGTGTAATAAATCTATTGTTGTTACTATACGGCTTTTACAGCTTATCACGAGCGTTCGCACCTTGATCGGTTCCTCTACGAggtcgtcttcttcctcgggCTTCCACGTCCCTCCCAGCCCAATACTCGCTAGGACTTCTCTCGCCTCCTTGCTCAAACCCGACAGCGAATCTGGAGGGGTATCGTGTTGATCATCAGGATCATCGAGTAACCACTCagcatcctcatcttctACTACGCGTGACCTACCACCACTGAGTAGCGAGTCCTCAACGCGACGGCGTTTGCGGGCGCGCTCTTCTTGGGCCTTTTCTTTGAGACGGAGGGTTTCTAGGCGCTTTTCTCGCTCCTCCCAGCGACCGACAAGCTCTTCACGCTTACGACGAAGGAGTTGTTCGACGAGCCAGGATGGTTCGTCTTTGTATGCTTCTGCGGATTCTTGAATTGAGGCCTCGAATTGATTGGATTTGTGATTTCGCAGCCACGTTAATGAAGCACAAATGAGTGAAAGCGACTTGccctgtttttttttgtgaGTGAGTTGCTCTGCTTTATTGCACGACAGACAATACACCAGCAATGTTTAATAAGCAAAACAAAAAATGTCGAAATCACTTACTGTACCAGTCGGACTCTCCAAGATGCCAACTTGACCTTTACCACTTTCCAAGACATCGTAAACAGTCTTCATAAACTGTTCCTGCACATCGTAAGGTGTATAGGGATGGTGAAAGTCCAGTTTTTCCATCTGGGTCGTGATATTTTCCATGTTATTTTGCGCCATCTTGATGAGATTAATAAGTTTACTGAATGATTTCTATACCGCGTTTGTGACCGCGTCTTAATACATAAACTTACCCTTGACCTCTAATATCTGGTGGATCCCTCACCGAACTCTCACCACGGTCAGAGCACGTCGTCACCTGACACTAGCATTCCCCCTCCAGACCGAAATggaaggtacctacctagtcaGACCCACTCCTTCCGCACATTTTCTTTAGGGTTGACTTGCCCTTGCTGGATCGAAAAAAGTGTCGGCTTTATCGAACATCACCACCCACTTCTAGCCTTCGACTTGTGAACACCGGAAAAGTCGACAATCACCCACAGCCGTCGCCATGCCTACCCGTTTGTCGAAGACCCGCAAGCAGTATGTCCTCATCCCCCTCGCCGTCGACGAGGTTGGTCGTTGAGAGAGACCGCGTCCGTTTCTTCTGTATTCTCGCTATTGTGAGAATCAGTTGAGATAGACCGCTGGAGCTCACAATAATCGCCCTTTGTCGGCGGCTGCTCTTCCACGACGAATCCCGACGAAATCGATTCGACGTATAAAATATTGGAACATTTGATGGACTGACTTGTGATTTCAGCCGCGGCCACGTTTCCGCCGGTAAGGGACGTGTCGGAAAGCACCGCAAGCATCCCGGTGGTCGTGGTCTTGCTGGTGGtcagcaccaccaccgtACCAACATGGACAAGTACCATCCCGGTTACTTCGGAAAGGTTGGTATGCGATACTTCCACAAGCAGCAAGCCCACTTCTGGAAGcccatcatcaacctcgacaaGGTACATACCACCCCGCGCGACTCATCTGAA is part of the Fusarium poae strain DAOMC 252244 chromosome 4, whole genome shotgun sequence genome and encodes:
- the RPL28 gene encoding 60S ribosomal protein L28 (BUSCO:52794at5125), whose amino-acid sequence is MPTRLSKTRKHRGHVSAGKGRVGKHRKHPGGRGLAGGQHHHRTNMDKYHPGYFGKVGMRYFHKQQAHFWKPIINLDKLWSLVPQETRDAYVKGEKKDTVPVLDLLPLGYSKVLGKGRLPEIPLVVRARWVSRLAEEKIKQAGGVVELVA